GTTCATTCGATGGGCGGACAGAAAAAGTTTGCGGTCCTCGGCAGCGGAAACGGCGGGATGGCCTTCGCGGCGCAGATAGCCGCGAAAGGATACCCGGTGGTGATGTTCAAGCCCAGGGAGATGACCGAGGATTTCATCAAGCTGAACAAGACCAGGGAAATGTTCCTCGAAGGCGACATCAACTGCGGCGGCAAGATCATCGGGGTCAC
The sequence above is drawn from the Thermovirga sp. genome and encodes:
- a CDS encoding NAD/NADP octopine/nopaline dehydrogenase produces the protein MGGQKKFAVLGSGNGGMAFAAQIAAKGYPVVMFKPREMTEDFIKLNKTREMFLEGDINCGGKIIGVT